GACTGCATATTCAAGCTCAGGGAGAGAATCTACGAACTGGCTCGGGAGGTGGCGGAGCTGTCGTCCCGTTCGCCTCACGCTTTGAACAGAAAGAGGTGATCCCTTTTGAAGGTGAATGAGCTAGTGGATAAATTAGGGTTGACCGTGCTGACCGCCGGAGACGTCCAGGCGGATGTGTCCGGGATGGTCGTCGGCGATCTGTTGAGTTTCGTCATGGCCAAAGGACAGCCCGGCTGGGGATGGATAACCATACATTCCCACGTAAACGTGGCGGCCGTGGCGGTGCTCAGGGATATGCCTCTAGTTATAGTGGCGGCGGGCCGTCCTGTCGAGGAGGACCTGGTGGCCCGATGCGACGCCGAGGGAATAACCCTGGCGAAGACGGAGATGTCCGCCTACGGCCTGTGCGGCAGGATATACGGCATGGGGCTCGTCGAGGGGGAATGACCTTGAAGCCCTTCGTCGTCGATCTCCATCTCCACACCGTCCTGTCCCCCTGCGGCGAGCTGGAGATGGGGGCTCCGGAGATAGTGAGCAGAGCGGTCGAACAGGGCATAGACTTACTGGCGGTGACCGACCACAACAGTTGCCTCAACTACCCGGCTCTGGCGGGGGCGGCGGAGGGTCAGCCCATAAGGATAATCCCAGGCATGGAGATCCAGTCGGCCGAGGACGTTCACGTGGTGGCCCTGTTCGGCGATTACGGCTCGGCCCTTGTCTGTCAGGAGTGGGTCTGGGATACCCTGCCCGATGTCCCCAACAGAGAGGACGTCTTTGGGTATCAGGTCGTAATAGACCGGGATAACGGGGTGGTCGACATGGTCTCCAGGCTCTTGATACAGGGAACGGATCGTTCGGTGGATCGTGTGGTAGATCGGGTCCATGAGCTGAGGGGAGTGGCCATACTGGCCCACGTGGACAGACCGGCTTTTTCCTATCCCGCCGTCCTCGGTTTCGTGCCAAAGAGCCTCCCGGTGGACGGACTGGAGCTTTCCCCCAGGGTCACGACGGACGAGATCGGCCTTTGGAGGGAGAGCTATCCCGACCGAACCTTTCTCAGGTCGTCCGATTCCCATCGACTGGAGGAGATATCGAAAGATCGCTGTTCTCTGATGTTTTTGGAGGAACCCACTTTTGACGAGGTCGCCCTGGCCCTTAGAGGAGAGGGTGGACGGTCTGTTATCATATGACGGAAGGAGGAAATCTCCATGCTTGACGATCTGTCCCTTCACATATTGGACATAGCTGAGAACAGTGTAGGAGCCGGAGCCCGTAACGTCACGGTAGATCTCGTAGAGGATCGTGCCGGAGGCTGGCTTACCCTTTTGGTGGAGGACGACGGCGACGGGATGGACGAGGAGACCTGCGCCAAGGTGGTGGATCCCTTCTACACCACAAGGACCACCAGAAAGGTCGGGCTGGGGATCCCCTTTCTACGTCAGTCGGCGGAGCTATGCGGTGGTTCTCTGGAACTATCCTCTCGCCTGGGAGTCGGTACCTCCTTGAAGGCCTCTTTTCGGCTGGACTCCATCGACCTTCCTCCGATGGGAGACGTTCCCTCGTCGATCGTGACCCTCCTGATGTCGGATCCGACTGTTCGGTGGATATATCGTCACGAGATAGACGGCAGGGTCTTCGTGCTGGATAGCGTGGAGATCCTGGATATTTTAGGAGACCCAGAGGCTCTGAGGGACCCGAACATAGCCCTGTGGCTTAAGGAATATATGGCTGAGAACGTCGGAGCGATCGAGGAAACTTCGCCCGAATAGCCGTTATTTTTGTTATACTTGACCGATCCGATCGTAAAATATAGAAAGGACGTGTCTCGATGAAAAAACCCCTGGACATCGCCCGTTCCGTATGCGATTCAGCCAAGACGAAGGCTGCTTGGTCCGTTCCTCAGATGATGGTCCTGGGAGGTCTGGCCGGAGCTTACGTCGCTTTCGGGGGCTGGGCGATGACTGTGACCACCTTCGACGTCGCCTCGGTCGGGGTCGCCAAGGTGATCGGAGGATCGGTCTTCAGCATAGGGCTTATACTGGTGGTCTTGGCCGGCGCGGAGCTCTTCACCGGCAATTGCGTTATGCCTCTTGCGGTCATGGCTGGCCGACTTCCCATGAGGGACGTGCTGAGAAACTGGTTTTGGGTGTATCTAGCCAACTTACTGGGGGCTGTCTTGGTGGCGGTTCTCGTGTATAATACTGGACTGTGGCGAGGTGATATAGGAGCCAAGGCTCTGGCCATCGCTGCGGGAAAGATGGGTCTTCCCTGGTGGGAGGCTTTCTTTCGGGGCATACTTTGCAACTGGATAGTGGTCTTGGCCGTGTGGCTCTCCATGAGCTCCGAGACCGTGATAGGAAAGATATGGGCGATCTACTTTCCCATAATGGTCTTCGTGGCCTCTGGATTCGAGCACTCGATCGCCAACATGTACTTTATGGCCATGGGGATTCTTCTGAAGGGAGACCCCTCGGTTGTCGCCGCTGCGGCTCTTCCTGCCGGTGACCTCGGAGCCGTCAGCCTCTGGGGATACGTCAACAACCTGATACCGGTCACGGTCGGCAACATCGTGGGAGGAGCTCTCTTCGTGGCGGTTCTTTATTTCTCGGTATTTAAATCCAATCTTGTCTCGCGGTGAGGGTCCGAGGGGGACCTTCATCTCGGGGCATTTACCTCCAATCTCTTCGCGACACGGGGCGGCGGCGGTGGCGGGACTTTCCCGTCACCGCCGTTGTCCTTCGTGATAAAATAAATAGGCTATGCGACGAAAGATCTTTCGTCGCATAAAGACGGGGTTCTCAAATTTACCCCTACGGAGGTTTTTTAATGGAAGAACAGACTCTTTTCGGAAAGATAATCCGTCATCCTCTGGTGGAGGAGATCAAGAGGAGCTATCTGGACTACGCTATGAGCGTCATAGTCGGGAGAGCTCTCCCCGACGCCAGGGACGGATTGAAGCCGGTGCAGAGGCGTATCCTCTTCGCCATGCAGGAACTGGGGCTCAGACACAATCAATCTTACAAGAAGTCCGCCAGGGTGGTCGGAGAGACCATGGGTAAGTACCATCCTCACGGAGACTCGGCCATATACGATACCATGGTTCGACTGGCCCAGAATTTCAGTATGCGTTACACCCTGGTCGATGGACAGGGCAACTTCGGCTCCATCGATGGAGACAGCGCCGCCGCCATGAGATACACAGAGGCCAGACTCCAGGAGCTGGGAGAGCTTATGCTTCAGGATATCGACGAGGACACGGTGGAGTGGGGCCCCAACTTCGACGAATCCCTGAAGGAGCCTATGGTGTTGCCCTCCCAGGTGCCCAACCTTTTGGTTAACGGAAGCACCGGCATTGCAGTCGGTATGGCCACCAATATGCCTCCCCACAACCTTGGAGAGGTCGTCGATGCCATATGTTATCTCATAGAGGCGGGAGACCAGGCCGAGTTCGGCGAGCTGATGGCTCGTATGCCCGGTCCGGATTTTCCGACCGGCGGGATAATTCTCGGAAAGGACGGCATAATAGACGCCTACCGCACCGGTCGAGGCCGCCTGGTGGTGCAGGGATTGGTGCACGTGGAGGAGGGCAAGAGGGGTAAGAGCAACGTCGTCATCACCGAGATCCCCTATATGGTCAACAAGACCACAATGATAGAGACCATAGCTTCATGTGTGCAAAACAAGACCATCGACGGAGTCACCGACATCAGGGACGAGTCGGACCGAAAGGGGCTCAGGGTAGTGCTCGAGGTCTCCAGGGACGTCGACCCCGAGCTCGTAATAAGACAGCTCTACAGGAGGAGCCAGCTCCAGAACACCTTCGGGGTGATAAACCTCGCATTGGTGGACGGACGGCCGGTGGAGCTTTCCCTGACCGATATGCTCCATGTCTTCCTGGGGCATAGAAGGACCGTCGTCAGACGGAGGACCGAGTTCCGGCTGCAGAAGGCCGAGGCCAGGGCCCATATTTTGGAGGGGCTGGTGAAGGCCCTAGACGTGATAGAAAGGGTCATAGCCCTGATCAGAGGGTCGGACAACGCCGCTTTAGCCAAGGAACGGCTTGTGGAGGAACTGGGCTTCACAGAGATCCAGGCTCAGGCCATCCTGGACATGAAGCTTCAGAGACTCACCGGACTCGAGAGGGATAAGCTCAACGACGAGTTCGCCGGGCTTCTTGCCGATATCCAGAGGTATCGTTCGATCCTGGACAGCGAGAAGGTCCTGGACGGCGTCATAGTGGAGGAACTGGTCGCCTTGAAGGGCAAATACGGCGACGATCGCAGGACCAAGATCGTGGACAGGGTGGGTCAGGACTGCTCCGACGAGGACCTCATACCCCGGGAGGACATCGTGGTAATGCTCTCCCGGGACGGTTATCTGCGCAGGGTTCCCCTTGAGGACTACTCGCTTCAGGCTAAGGGAGGCAAGGGTCGTAGAGGAGCCAGGCTCAGGGAGGAGGACGAGGTGTCTCTCATGGGAGTGGGGACCACCCACGACGACATCTTCCTCTTCACCAGCAAGGGCAGGGTGTTCGCCATAAAGGGGTACGTCATATCCGAGAGCAGGACCGGAAAGGGCAAGCTCATCGGCAAATACATCTCCCTAGAGGACGACGAGAGAGTCGTCAGCATGAAGACCCGCAGAGGCCAAGAAGCCGGTTTCCTCTTCTTCCTTACGAGAAGGGGCATAGCCAAGAGGCTTCCCTCCTCCGAGCTGGACAACCTCACCAGGGCGGGCCGCAGGGTGGTAACCCTCGACGAGGGAGACGAGATAGCCCAGATCCTTCCCACCTCCGGGATGGACGACCTCCTTTTGATCTCCGCCATGGGACAGGCCCTGAGGGTCTCGGAGGACGAATTCCGTCCCATGGGCAGGTCCGCCAGAGGAGTCAAGGCGATGAGACTCAAGGACGGAGATAGGATAATAAGCTGCGAGGTAGTCACGGAGGATCGTCGTCCCATCCTGGTCAGCGAGACCGGCATAGGAAAGAGGACGAACTTCGAGGACTTCACCGTCCACCACAGGGGCGGAGGCGGCATGAAGGTCATGACGACCAACTCCAGAACCGGGTTGCTCGCAGCCGCTACGTCCGTCTCCGAGGACGACGAGATCATAGTCATGACCGCCAAAGGCCGCATGATTCGGGTGGCGGCTAAGGAGATCAGGGTACTCGGCCGTACCGCAGCAGGATCGATAGTGGTCCGTCTGGACGGCGGGGACTCGGTGGTGGATCTGAGCGTGGTTAAAATGGACGGAGAGGATCTGGAATGAGGTTCGCCAAGGACGGCTACGTCACCATAGCTCTTGCCTGGAGCGCCGTGGCGGCGGGGACGGTCCTATGGATCCCTTCGCTGATTCTGCTGTTGCCGGTGGCCGCTTTGGTGCTGTGGTTCTTCAGGGACCCCGACAGGGTCCCCGAATGCGGCCCGGAGGGATGGGTCTCACCTGCGGACGGAGAGGTCGTGGAGATAGTTTCGGTGGACCATCCCTACACCGGTACTGCCACCAAAGTGGGCATATTCATGAACCCTCTCAGCGTGCACGTCAACAGGCTTCCCCGGGCCGGTACGGTGGAGTACATGAAATACGTTCCGGGCAAAAAATGGATGGCCTTCGCCGATAAGGCCTCGGAGGACAACGAAAGATTCTACCTAGGCTTCCACACCGACTGCGGGCCTTCCATGGTGGTCCAGATAGCCGGTTTTCTGGCGAGACGGATCGTCTCCAGGACCAGAAGGGGAGGTCGATACGATAGAGGTCAGCGTTTCGGCATGATTAAGTTGGGCTCTAAAGTTGACGTCTATCTTCCCGAAGGTGTACAGTTAAAGACATCTGTCGGACAAAAGGTTTTCGCCGGCAAAACCTGTATAGGAGTGTGTCGCCATGAGAGGACCGATTAAGCTGAAGGGCCACGATATTCACTGGAGGGCCTACATCCCTAACATGATAACCAGCGGGAACCTGCTCTGCGGCATGTTGTCTTTGATATTGACCATGAAGGGGCAGTTTTTCCCCGCGGCCTGGCTGGTCGCTTTCGCCGTCTTCTTCGACTTCATGGACGGAAAGGTCGCCAGGATGCTGGGGGTCAGCAGCGCCTTCGGAGTGGAGTTCGACAGTCTCGGCGACGTCGTGAGTTTCGGCGTGGCTCCGGCCATACTGGTCTACTCGACGGTGTTGTCCTCCGTTCCCGGTGTCGGGGGGGCTTTAGTGGCGGTCTTCTTCGCCCTCTGTGGGGCGCTTCGTCTCGCCCGGTTCAACGTCGTTCACGTTCCCGGTCCCTTCCAGGGACTTCCCATACCGGCGGGGGGGCTCTTTCTGGCCTCCTGGACCATCGCCGGTGTCTCTTTGTCTCCGGCGGCGATGGCGGCCATGGTGGTTTTGGCTGGATCTCTAATGATCTCCACCGTTTCCTACAGCAATCTGAAGGGGCTTAAAAGAGGTGGAGTTGATCGAAAGAGGATGCTCTTCCTGAAGGTCCTGGTGGCCACGGTGGTGTTTCTCCTCAAGGAAAAGGCTCTCTTGGCCCTGATATCGGTCTACATAGTAAGCGGTCTCATCCGCTTCGACTGGCAGGCCTGGCTGTCCATTGCGGAAGAGGACTCTGTGGAATACGACGGAGATTAAACGTAAAGTCTGTCGTCTTTAGCCGGGAGAGGAGGGAAACCTTCTCTCCCGTTTTCTCGTCCTATGGAGGTGTCCAGTAGATGAGCGGTTTTTATGTGGATGCGCCTGGAAGTTACGGCGATCGTTCCGTCAGGATCGAGGTCCTCGAGGCCCCTAAGGGAAGCCCTTGGGTGGTCTGTCTCTTTCACGGTGTCTACGGAGTGGCGTCTCTGGAGGAGGGCAATAAATACGGAGATCTGGCCAGGAGACTGTCGGAACGGGGAATAACTACCTGTCTGGTCGAGACAAGCAGGGACGAGAGGAACAGGTCAGATTTTCCCGACCGGTCCGATTGGGCCTACGCCGCTTTTTCTGGAAAAAAATACGGCCAGGAGCTTTTCGACCATATGTCGGGGCTAAGCAAGGTTTCCGAGTTATTTCCCGATGGGAGGATCTGCCTATGGGGGTTTTCTCTCGGTGGAATAGACTCTCTAATGATCGCAGGAGGAGCGGTGGAGCCGGTTTCCGATCTTGGCCTGGAGGTCCCCTCCGTGCCTTTGGACCGGGTAGAGGCTTTGGTCATCTCCGGTAGCGGCGATACCCTGAGGTCCGGCAGTTCCATAAAGACCTCCTTGCCTGTACTGAGCTCCATCTGTGAGCCCGAGGTCCTCCGGGAGGCCTGCCGAAACGTGGAGGTCTCCTCTGTGGATTTCTTTTACGGAAGCGAGGACGATACCTTCGACGAGCTCTCCTGTCGGAGGCTTTTCGACCTGATATCGGTCTCCAGCAGTTACTTTACCGTGATCGACGGGGCCGATCATCCCTTCAGGAGCCTAGATGGAGTTCCCTCTACACAACCTCTGGATCTTATGGCGGAGACGGTGTCGGCTCATCTCCAGGGCCAGCCGGGCGATTGTCCCAGATAACCCAGTATGTCGGGTCCCCATACGAGAGCTGCCATGAACCCGGCGGTCAGAAAGGGAGCGAGGGGAACCGAGTCCTTTCTTGCCGCCTTTTTCAACAACAAGAGAAGTACGGCGAAGAGTCCGCCTATCATGAATCCCAGATAGGTGGCTATCAAGGCCATCTTCCATCCGAGAAGAGCTCCCGCTCCTCCCATCAGAGTTGCGTCTCCCCAGCCCATTCCGCCTCTGCTCAATATCACTATGATCGCTATGATCCCAGCGGCGGCGGCGGCGCCGATAGCCCCGTCCAGCAGGGCTTCCGTCCCTCCGAAAATCCGAAGTAGCGCTCCTGTCGCGGCGATGGTCCCGGCCAGGTGGTCGTAGACGTAGCCCGACTCGAGGTCCGTCAGGGCGTTGAGCATCATCAGCCATCCCCCCGCCATAGCCCCGACTCCTGCCGGAGACGGTCCCCATAGGTAGAGGGCCACCGCCCCCCACATAGAGTAAAGCAGCTCCACGATGGGGTATCTCATCGATATGGCGGCTTTACAGTATCTGCATCTTCCTCCGGAGACGACCCAGGAGATCAGAGGGATCAGATCCAGGGCCTGCAAGGTTTGACCACAGCTGGGACAGGTGGACCTCTCCGAGCCCCACCAGGGTCTCTCCGAGACGGTCCTCTCTGCGACGACGTTGAAAAAAGATCCCGCCACCGCTCCTATCACCGCTCCTATGGCCGCCAGGGTATAGCTGGGAAGCGACATATACGGTTCATCCTTTCCGGTCTATTCCTAAACATTCTTTCTTGTGTTTGCTCCTTTATCTTGCCATAATAACCTTAGAGACCGAGCTTGGAAAGCGTCGATCCGTCGGCGGCAGGAAGGAGGAGATCCATATGAAGAAGATACTGGTAGCAGTGGACCTCAGCGATCTCTCGGAGGGGTTGGTCCGTTACGGTTACGAGATGGCGGCTATGATGGATGCCGACATTGGCTTCATCCACATAGTTCCCCATCCAACGCTATGGAAGGGCTACGAGCCCTGGCTCCCGCCTCAGTTCGGCCAGGAGATACTGGAGATAGCGGAGAAAAAGCTGAGACGGTACATAAAGTCCGCCTGTAGCGAGGAGAGCAACACCTGTATAGGCTACGACCCGGCAAGGATACACGTAATAGTTAAAGAGGGCAATCCCGCCACCTCCATAATAGACCTGGCCAAGGATAAGGATATAGATCTGATAATAATGGGGCACAGAGGGCAGTCGGCTCTAGAGTGGTTCCTGGTCGGCAGCACCGCCACCTCGGTGGCCAGATATGCCAACTGTTCCGTGTTGATATACCGTCCTCCGATGGAGGAGGAAGAGGAGTCATCCGAGGAGAGTTGAGATAAGGTCCGACGATATTCAAACAGGTCGAATGTCCTCTCTTTTCCCCCGTGTCGGGACGGTAAAAACCTGATACAATTGATCCATGTTCTTGAAAGGGGAGATTCGTGGTGAACGTAAAGGTCGTGGACCACATCGGAATAGCGGTTAAGAGCATAGAGGAATCCTTAAAGTTCTGGGAGGATAGTCTCGGTATCCACTGTCATGGAGTGGAGGAGGTCGCAGATCAAAAGGTGAAGACCGCCTTCCTTCCCATCGAGGAGACGGAGATAGAGCTTCTGGAAGGGACCTCGGAGGACAGCCCGGTCTCCAAGTTCATAGAGAAGAAGGGCGAGGGTATCCACCACATGGCGATCAGGGTTGACGATCTCGAGAAAGCCTTGGCCGAGCTGAAGGAAAAGGGTGTTCGCCTGATAGACGAGACCCCCAGAATCGGAGCCGGCGGCGCAAAGATAGCTTTCGTGCATCCCAAGGCCAGCGGCGGTGTCTTGCTGGAACTCTGCGAGAGAAGCTGACCCAACTGCCTACAGGCAGTATAGAGACGACAAAAAAGCCGATCCGTCTAGACGGATCGGCTCTTTTATGCTTTTTAAACCCCTCTGTTGTCGCCCCAGGTTCTGCGGAAGGTGAACTCGTAAACCGCTTTCCTCTCCCTCTGTGCTACCTCGGCCTCCTGTAGATCCTCTGGAAGCGAAGACGCCTCTCCGGGGTATCCGATGGCTATGGCAGTAACAGGGGTGTAGTCCTCAGGTATATCGTAGGTCTCCTTGATTTTGTCTCCATCGAAACCGGCCATAGGATGGGCGAACAGGCCCTTGGACGTGGCCTCGAGTATGAGGTTTTCAACCGCCATCCCGACGTCGTGCCAGGCCCACAGGTTGTCCCTGCCGCTGGCGAATTTTTCCGCCGCCACGGCTATAACCAGTACCGGTGCCTCCGAGGCCCACCTGACGTTGCCCGGTACCAGACAGTCCAGCATGGTCTGAAACTCCTCGGGATCCTCTTTGGTGGCGTAGATAAAAGTCCAGGGCTGCTCGTTGAAACAAGACGGCGCCCATCGGGCGGCCTCGAAAAAGGACAGGACTATCTCCTTCCCGGGAATCTTGGAAGAAAAGGCCCTGGGGCTCCATCGTCTGACCAAAAGGTCGTTTATAGGGTAGTTTGTTCTCGCTTTTTTTTCCATGGCTCACCCTCCTCCGCCACTCTATAATATACTCAAACAACCGGTTTTACAAATTGCATATTAGTAGTTATTTTCCGACACAGAATCGAGAGAACACGAGGTCGAGCAAAGCCTCGTCGTCCTGGAGTCCTAATAGTCTCTCCAGGGCCGATCGGGCCTCCCTGATGCTTGAGGCGGCCAGGGTCTGATCCGAATAGGAGTCCAGGGCTCCCTTTCCGTCCGCCAGGGATTCGATGGCTACCCTTATCTCCTCTACCTGCCTGGCAGTCGCGTTGAGTCCCGCGTCTAGGGTCCCCGTTCCCGATACCAGGTCCACTATGGCCTCCTTCAGCTCCTCAAGTCCCCGCTTTTCCTGTGCCGATATCCTTATTACCCAGGATTCAGGAAGGAGCTTCGCTATATCCGTCTCGTCGAAGGCCTTGGGCAGATCGGATTTGTTCAGGGCTACTATGTGGGGTTTTCCCGATAGCTTTCCTGCCAGAGACCTGTCCGGTATCTCCAGGGGCTCGCTTCCGTCCAATATCCATAGGATCACGTCCGATTCGTCTATCGCCTTGGTAGTTCTCTCTATCCCCATGGCCTCGACCTCGTCGGACGGGGTTTCCCTTAGTCCTGCCGTGTCCATCAGTCTCAGAGGGATGCCTCTGTGGGTGAAGACCTCCTCTATCACGTCTCTGGTAGTTCCCGGTATGGAGGTCACGATGGCTCTGCTCTCCCTGAGCAGGGAGTTGAGGAGAGAGGATTTCCCGACGTTGGGTCTCCCGATCAGGGCGACCCTTATCCCCTCTCTCAGGAGGTAACCGGTGGTGCAGCGATCCAACAGGTCTCCCAGATCCTGAATAAGGGTCTCCATTCTGTCGGAGACGTCCTGATCCTCTATGTAGGGAACGTCCTCCTCGGGAAAGTCTATGCCTACCTCCAGCTCGGCGGATAGCCCCAGCAACTCGTCGTATATCTCTCGGACGAACCGGGATAGCTCCCCTTGGAGCGTCCTGTTGGCCGCCCTCAACGCCTCGTTGCTGCGGGCGTGGATTATGCCGTTTACCGCCTCCGCCTGGGAAAGGTCCAGTCGGCCGTTTTCGTAGGCTCTCCTGGTAAACTCTCCCGGATCGGCGTGACGACAGCCTTTCTGGAGACACCTCTCAAGACATCTCTGTGCCACCAGGCTTCCGCCATGGCAGTGTATCTCCGCCAGGTCCTCGCCGGTGTAGCTCTTGGGAGCCTGAAAGAGGACGAGCAACACCTGATCGATGGAACCTCCGCTCTCGTCCAGGAGCGATCCGTTGTACATAATCCTGTACTTCATCTTATCCGGCGGGGTAAGGGTCCTTACGAGGGACCCGGCGAAATCGAAGGCATCGGGGCCGGACATCCGAATTATCGAGATGCCTGCGTCCCCCCATGCCGTGGAGATTGCTGCTATGGTGTCTCCGAACATGGCGACCTCCTCGTGTTACCCTTTTTCGGCCAGTAGCTCCCTCATGGCCTCTCCCATGGCCTTGATCCCTCGGTCGGTCTCCTCCGGCGAGGCGAAGGTGAAGCACATCCTGAAGCTGTGTTCGCCCCCTCCGTTGGGGAAGAACGGAGCGCCGCATACGAAGGCGACCTTTTTCTCCAGACACCTCTGGAAGAGGTCTTCCGCCCTGATGTTGGGGGTCGTGAGCCAGTAGAAGAAGCCTCCCTTGGGGGTAACGTACTCTACCTCTTCCTTAGGAAGATATTTTGCGAAAGCCGCCTCCATAGCGTCTCTTTTCGCCCTGTAGTGGGACACTATCTTGGGCAAAAAGGCGTCGAGGTTGCCCGACTGGCAGTACTTGTAGACCAGTGCCTGGGCCACCACGCTGGTGCAGGTGTCCACACCCTGTTTGAATACGGTCATGGTCCTTATGAGGTCCTTAGGGCCTATAGCCCAGGCTACCCTGGTTCCCGGGGCAAGTATCTTGGAGAACGACCCGGCGTAGAGGACCAACCCGGCGTCGTCGAGGGAGTAGAGGGTGGGCAGTTCGTCTCCCTCGAACCTGACGCAGCCGTAGGGATCGTCCTCGAGGATTATGAGCCCCTTGTCCTTGGCGACGGCGACCAGCTCTTTTCTCCTCTCCAGCGACAGGGTACAGCCCAGGGGGTTGTGGAAGTTGGGTATGGTGTAGATGAACTTGACCTTCTTGCCTTCCGATCTGGCCTGGTCCACTGCGTCGGAGATTTTGTCTACCAGCATTCCGTTCTCGTCGCAGGGTATGGTAAGGAAGTTCGCTCCCTGGTTGTACATGTTTATGGTGTTGCCCAGGAACGAGGTCTCCTCGCAGACGACGTAGTCTCCTCTGTCTACCGTGGCCCTGGTGAGGAGGTCGGCTACCTGGCTGGAGCCAGACGTTATGAGTATCTCGTTCATCGAAGGCTCTCTGCCCATCTTGGGCGCGGTCCAACGGGACAGGAATTCCTTGAGAGGGGTGTAGCCCTCCGTGACCCCGTACTGGAGGATATCCCGGCCTTCCTCCAGTAGAATGTCCGCTCCCTGGTGGAACTGTTCCACCGGGAAGATGTCGGGATCGGGCATGCCTCCTGCGAAGGAGATCATTCCCGGTTTTCTTATCAGATGGAACATCTCCCTTATGGGCGACGGCTTTATTCCCCTTGCGGACTGGCTCAAAAGGCCTTGGATCGTATCGGACATCTCTATTCCTCCTTATTATATCTTCGACGAAGAGGTCTGCCCTTAGGGCAGACCTCTTAAGTGTCCTTCTAGATTGTAGCCTTCTTGTCCCTTCGACGCCAGACCCTAGGCCTTCATCTCCCCTATGGCCTCGGCCAGTCGGGAGATTCCGTCCTCTATCACGTCGGGCTGTACGAAGGTGAAGTTGAGCCTCGCCTTGTCTATTCCAGCCGCTTCGTCAACGCAGAAGGGGGTTCCCACCACGAAGGCGACCTTCTTGTCCACCGCTTTCTTGAAGAGTTCCCTGGAGTCGATTCCGGGCATATCGAGCCAGAAGAAGAACCCTCCCTCGGGTTTCACCCAGGATATGCCGTAGGGGGCCAGGTACTTCTGAAGACATTCCTCCATCTTGTCTCTCTTGGGGCGGTAGGTGTCTATTATCACCGGAAGGTGCTCCGAGAGGTATCCCTTGCGGCAGTACTCGTAGACCAGAGACTGACATATGGGGCTCGAGCAGAGGTCGGCCGCCTGTTTGAAGACCACCATCTTTCGGATGATCTCCTTGCTGCCTGTGACCCAGCCGATCCTGGACCCGGGAGCCAATATCTTGGAAAAGGATCCGGCGTAGAGGGTTCCTCCCTTGTCGTCGAAGGAGAATATGGAAGGAAGGTGCTCCCCCTCGTAGCGGACGTAGCCGTAGGGGTCGTCCTCGAATATGGGGATGTCGAACCGCTGGGATATCTCGACCAGCTTCTTGCGCCTCTCGAGGCTCATGGTCGATCCGCCGGGGTTATGGAAGTTCACTATGGTGTATATGAACTTCACCTTCTTGCCCTCGGCCCGGGCCTTCTCTATGACTCCCGGAAGCAGGTCGACCTTCATCCCCTCGTTATCAGTGGGTATCCCCAGGAACTGGGCTCCGTGGTTGTAGAAGGTGGTCAGAGCCGCCAGGTAGGAGGGGTTCTCCGTTATCACGAAGTCTCCTCTATCTATGAGGGCGGAGGCGAAGAGCTCCAGGGCCTGCTGGGATCCGGTGGTGAGAAGCATCTCGTCGGTTTTCACGGTCCTTCCCATCCTCTCGGCGGTGAAGGACGCCAGAAACTCTTTCAGAGGAGGGAAGCCCTCGGTCGTACCGTACTGTAGCAGGTTTTTGCCGTCGTCCTTGAG
The DNA window shown above is from Dethiosulfovibrio faecalis and carries:
- a CDS encoding serine kinase, which produces MNELVDKLGLTVLTAGDVQADVSGMVVGDLLSFVMAKGQPGWGWITIHSHVNVAAVAVLRDMPLVIVAAGRPVEEDLVARCDAEGITLAKTEMSAYGLCGRIYGMGLVEGE
- a CDS encoding PHP domain-containing protein, encoding MTLKPFVVDLHLHTVLSPCGELEMGAPEIVSRAVEQGIDLLAVTDHNSCLNYPALAGAAEGQPIRIIPGMEIQSAEDVHVVALFGDYGSALVCQEWVWDTLPDVPNREDVFGYQVVIDRDNGVVDMVSRLLIQGTDRSVDRVVDRVHELRGVAILAHVDRPAFSYPAVLGFVPKSLPVDGLELSPRVTTDEIGLWRESYPDRTFLRSSDSHRLEEISKDRCSLMFLEEPTFDEVALALRGEGGRSVII
- a CDS encoding phosphatidylserine decarboxylase, which encodes MRFAKDGYVTIALAWSAVAAGTVLWIPSLILLLPVAALVLWFFRDPDRVPECGPEGWVSPADGEVVEIVSVDHPYTGTATKVGIFMNPLSVHVNRLPRAGTVEYMKYVPGKKWMAFADKASEDNERFYLGFHTDCGPSMVVQIAGFLARRIVSRTRRGGRYDRGQRFGMIKLGSKVDVYLPEGVQLKTSVGQKVFAGKTCIGVCRHERTD
- a CDS encoding formate/nitrite transporter family protein, encoding MKKPLDIARSVCDSAKTKAAWSVPQMMVLGGLAGAYVAFGGWAMTVTTFDVASVGVAKVIGGSVFSIGLILVVLAGAELFTGNCVMPLAVMAGRLPMRDVLRNWFWVYLANLLGAVLVAVLVYNTGLWRGDIGAKALAIAAGKMGLPWWEAFFRGILCNWIVVLAVWLSMSSETVIGKIWAIYFPIMVFVASGFEHSIANMYFMAMGILLKGDPSVVAAAALPAGDLGAVSLWGYVNNLIPVTVGNIVGGALFVAVLYFSVFKSNLVSR
- the gyrA gene encoding DNA gyrase subunit A codes for the protein MEEQTLFGKIIRHPLVEEIKRSYLDYAMSVIVGRALPDARDGLKPVQRRILFAMQELGLRHNQSYKKSARVVGETMGKYHPHGDSAIYDTMVRLAQNFSMRYTLVDGQGNFGSIDGDSAAAMRYTEARLQELGELMLQDIDEDTVEWGPNFDESLKEPMVLPSQVPNLLVNGSTGIAVGMATNMPPHNLGEVVDAICYLIEAGDQAEFGELMARMPGPDFPTGGIILGKDGIIDAYRTGRGRLVVQGLVHVEEGKRGKSNVVITEIPYMVNKTTMIETIASCVQNKTIDGVTDIRDESDRKGLRVVLEVSRDVDPELVIRQLYRRSQLQNTFGVINLALVDGRPVELSLTDMLHVFLGHRRTVVRRRTEFRLQKAEARAHILEGLVKALDVIERVIALIRGSDNAALAKERLVEELGFTEIQAQAILDMKLQRLTGLERDKLNDEFAGLLADIQRYRSILDSEKVLDGVIVEELVALKGKYGDDRRTKIVDRVGQDCSDEDLIPREDIVVMLSRDGYLRRVPLEDYSLQAKGGKGRRGARLREEDEVSLMGVGTTHDDIFLFTSKGRVFAIKGYVISESRTGKGKLIGKYISLEDDERVVSMKTRRGQEAGFLFFLTRRGIAKRLPSSELDNLTRAGRRVVTLDEGDEIAQILPTSGMDDLLLISAMGQALRVSEDEFRPMGRSARGVKAMRLKDGDRIISCEVVTEDRRPILVSETGIGKRTNFEDFTVHHRGGGGMKVMTTNSRTGLLAAATSVSEDDEIIVMTAKGRMIRVAAKEIRVLGRTAAGSIVVRLDGGDSVVDLSVVKMDGEDLE
- a CDS encoding ATP-binding protein, which translates into the protein MLDDLSLHILDIAENSVGAGARNVTVDLVEDRAGGWLTLLVEDDGDGMDEETCAKVVDPFYTTRTTRKVGLGIPFLRQSAELCGGSLELSSRLGVGTSLKASFRLDSIDLPPMGDVPSSIVTLLMSDPTVRWIYRHEIDGRVFVLDSVEILDILGDPEALRDPNIALWLKEYMAENVGAIEETSPE